One Vicia villosa cultivar HV-30 ecotype Madison, WI unplaced genomic scaffold, Vvil1.0 ctg.000248F_1_1, whole genome shotgun sequence DNA window includes the following coding sequences:
- the LOC131625886 gene encoding uncharacterized protein LOC131625886, with protein MKASQSRQKSYQDKRRRTFEFQEGDNLFLKVTPTTGVGRALKSRKLTPRFIGRYQITKRIGEVAYRIALPPMLENFHDVFNVSQLRKYIADPSHVIQVDDVQVKDNLTVETLPVRIEDRKLKQLRGKKISLVRVAWGGAASGNVTWELESKMKDSYPELFA; from the coding sequence atgaaggcttctcagagtcgccaGAAGAGCTACCAAGATAAGAGACGGAGGACatttgaatttcaagagggagataaTTTGTTTCTGAAAGTGACTCCTACGACTGgcgttggtagagcactgaagtcaaggaagttgactccacgTTTCATTGGTCGGTATCAGATTACAAAGAGGATTGGAGAGGTGGCTTaccgtattgcgttgccaccaatGTTGGAAAATTTTCATGACGTATTtaatgtgtctcaattgaggaaatacattgcagatCCATCTCATGTAATCCAAGTGGATGACGTACAGGTGAAGGACAATCTGACAGTTGAGACCTTGCCTGTGAGAATTGAAGACCGgaagctgaagcaattgcgtggtaaGAAGATATCTTTGGTTcgagtggcttggggaggagcAGCAAGTGGAAATGTCACCTGGGAACTAGAGAGtaagatgaaggactcctatcctgaGCTGTTCgcttaa